The proteins below are encoded in one region of Brassica napus cultivar Da-Ae chromosome A6, Da-Ae, whole genome shotgun sequence:
- the LOC106381528 gene encoding cilia- and flagella-associated protein 20 yields MVSEFYFNDASSFWELKQEEMFKNTFQSGFLSILYSLGSKPLQMWDKEVEDGHVKRCHDGDIQSNVLEVVGSNIQSNYITCPADLSATLGIKLPFLVLVVKNMKKYFSFEIQILDDKNVRRRFRASNFQSVTRVKPYICTMPLKMDEGWNQIQLNLPDLTRRAYGTNYAETLRVQVHANCRLRRIYFAHRLYSDEELPPEFKLYLPVQKA; encoded by the exons ATGGTCTCAGAATTCTATTTCAACGATGCTTCTTCTTTCTGGGAATTGAAGCAGGAAGAGATGTTCAAGAACACGTTTCAGTCTGGGTTTCTCTCTATTCTGTACAGTCTAGG AAGTAAGCCTCTTCAGATGTGGGACAAAGAAG TTGAGGATGGTCATGTGAAGCGTTGCCATGATGGTGATATACAATCCAATGTGCTTGAAGTAGTTGGTTCAAACATTCAGTCTAATTACATTACATGTCCCGCTGATCTCTCAGCAACTCTTGGTATCAAGCTTCCCTTTTTGGTATTGGTagtgaagaacatgaagaagtACTTCTCATTCGAGATTCAGATTCTTGATGACAAGAATGTGCGTAGGCGTTTTCGAGCTTCTAACTTTCAA TCTGTGACTAGAGTGAAGCCATATATATGCACAATGCCATTAAAGATGGATGAGGGGTGGAATCAGATCCAGCTGaacttgcctgatcttactagGAGAGCTTACGGGACTAATTACGCTGAGACTTTGCGAGTTCAGGTTCATGCTAACTGCCGTCTTAGAAGGATATACTTTGCTCACCGTCTTTACTCAGATGAGGAGCTTCCTCCGGAGTTCAAGCTCTATCTCCCTGTGCAG AAAGCATGA
- the BNAA06G12190D gene encoding uncharacterized protein BNAA06G12190D isoform X2, with protein sequence MGCFASTPKDTGGNRRKPTSIGEVSVYVPGLRIPRPVEFSQAVGDQLPKTLVERLTALRTRIVVMANQEGPTITRTRRKTQHGSTLSDLHQALVDYLPVLLELTKDGSHLQFKVHFIWVNQEDEEEETAMSNIWYEVLSVLHLMAMLQMSQANLLLLPRGFSDGHNHPKVSEENRRASIDIFLKAAGYLECAVKNVLPQFSAEQRRSLPVDLAEGVLRALCLQALGQGVDIQLGMAIDSSKATLAVKRRLACEMVKYWQQAQDNLMNLPLANGWGEKHRLFVKWKYVEAKAAAYYYHGLILDEGNTEKSHGMAVAALQAADECFKESKKASEAFNASSPTSRTPPLFGTMKYLTEKIPKDTSSKVRINRDLYSYEKIMETAPTLPDFALALKPDEYQLPLVEST encoded by the exons ATGGGATGCTTTGCATCAACGCCCAAAGACACTGGTGGGAACAGAAGAAAGCCAACAAGCATCGGTGAGGTTTCAGTATACGTACCCGGTTTAAGGATACCGAGACCTGTTGAGTTTTCACAAGCAGTTGGTGATCAGTTGCCAAAGACTCTAGTGGAACGCTTGACAGCTTTAAGAACGCGTATAGTAGTGATGGCTAATCAAGAAGGTCCTACAATAACAAGAACTAGAAGAAAGACACAACATG GTTCCACGCTCTCAGATCTTCATCAAGCTTTGGTAGACTATCTTCCTGTTCTGTTGGAACTAACTAAAGACG GTAGCCATCTACAGTTTAAAGTACATTTTATTTGGGTAAACCaggaggatgaagaagag GAAACAGCAATGTCAAACATTTGGTATGAAGTTTTGTCTGTTTTGCATCTAATGGCAATGCTACAAATGTCACAAGCCAATTTGCTGCTTCTGCCTAGAGGGTTTAGTGATGGCCACAACCATCCGAAAGTATCAGAAG AAAACAGACGAGCTTCGATCGATATCTTCTTAAAGGCAGCTGGATATCTTGAATGTGCTGTTAAGAATGTTCTCCCTCAGTTTTCTGCTGAGCAAAG GAGAAGTTTACCGGTTGACCTTGCGGAGGGAGTTCTACGGGCTCTTTGCTTGCAAGCACTAGGCCAG GGTGTGGATATCCAACTAGGCATGGCAATTGATAGTTCTAAGGCCACTCTTGCAGTCAAACGAAGACTTGCATGTGAAATGGTTAAATATTGGCAGCAG GCACAAGATAATTTAATGAATCTTCCATTGGCAAATGGTTGGGGAGAGAAGCATAGACTCTTCGTTAAGTGGAAGTATGTTGAAGCCAAG GCTGCGGCTTACTACTATCACGGTTTGATTCTTGATGAAGGAAACACAGAGAAATCACATGGCATGGCAGTTGCTGCATTACAAGCTGCAGATGAATGTTTCAAAGAAAGTAAGAAAGCATCAGAAGCATTCAACGCCTCTTCACCTACTTCAAG GACACCACCGCTTTTCGGCACAATGAAGTATCTAACAGAGAAAATCCCGAAAGATACTTCGAGTAAAGTCAGGATCAACCGTGATCTATACTCTTATGAAAA AATAATGGAGACGGCACCAACACTTCCTGATTTCGCTTTGGCATTAAAGCCAGATGAGTATCAACTTCCTCTAGTTGAATCTACGTAA
- the BNAA06G12190D gene encoding uncharacterized protein BNAA06G12190D isoform X1 — protein MGCFASTPKDTGGNRRKPTSIGEVSVYVPGLRIPRPVEFSQAVGDQLPKTLVERLTALRTRIVVMANQEGPTITRTRRKTQHGGSTLSDLHQALVDYLPVLLELTKDGSHLQFKVHFIWVNQEDEEEETAMSNIWYEVLSVLHLMAMLQMSQANLLLLPRGFSDGHNHPKVSEENRRASIDIFLKAAGYLECAVKNVLPQFSAEQRRSLPVDLAEGVLRALCLQALGQGVDIQLGMAIDSSKATLAVKRRLACEMVKYWQQAQDNLMNLPLANGWGEKHRLFVKWKYVEAKAAAYYYHGLILDEGNTEKSHGMAVAALQAADECFKESKKASEAFNASSPTSRTPPLFGTMKYLTEKIPKDTSSKVRINRDLYSYEKIMETAPTLPDFALALKPDEYQLPLVEST, from the exons ATGGGATGCTTTGCATCAACGCCCAAAGACACTGGTGGGAACAGAAGAAAGCCAACAAGCATCGGTGAGGTTTCAGTATACGTACCCGGTTTAAGGATACCGAGACCTGTTGAGTTTTCACAAGCAGTTGGTGATCAGTTGCCAAAGACTCTAGTGGAACGCTTGACAGCTTTAAGAACGCGTATAGTAGTGATGGCTAATCAAGAAGGTCCTACAATAACAAGAACTAGAAGAAAGACACAACATG GAGGTTCCACGCTCTCAGATCTTCATCAAGCTTTGGTAGACTATCTTCCTGTTCTGTTGGAACTAACTAAAGACG GTAGCCATCTACAGTTTAAAGTACATTTTATTTGGGTAAACCaggaggatgaagaagag GAAACAGCAATGTCAAACATTTGGTATGAAGTTTTGTCTGTTTTGCATCTAATGGCAATGCTACAAATGTCACAAGCCAATTTGCTGCTTCTGCCTAGAGGGTTTAGTGATGGCCACAACCATCCGAAAGTATCAGAAG AAAACAGACGAGCTTCGATCGATATCTTCTTAAAGGCAGCTGGATATCTTGAATGTGCTGTTAAGAATGTTCTCCCTCAGTTTTCTGCTGAGCAAAG GAGAAGTTTACCGGTTGACCTTGCGGAGGGAGTTCTACGGGCTCTTTGCTTGCAAGCACTAGGCCAG GGTGTGGATATCCAACTAGGCATGGCAATTGATAGTTCTAAGGCCACTCTTGCAGTCAAACGAAGACTTGCATGTGAAATGGTTAAATATTGGCAGCAG GCACAAGATAATTTAATGAATCTTCCATTGGCAAATGGTTGGGGAGAGAAGCATAGACTCTTCGTTAAGTGGAAGTATGTTGAAGCCAAG GCTGCGGCTTACTACTATCACGGTTTGATTCTTGATGAAGGAAACACAGAGAAATCACATGGCATGGCAGTTGCTGCATTACAAGCTGCAGATGAATGTTTCAAAGAAAGTAAGAAAGCATCAGAAGCATTCAACGCCTCTTCACCTACTTCAAG GACACCACCGCTTTTCGGCACAATGAAGTATCTAACAGAGAAAATCCCGAAAGATACTTCGAGTAAAGTCAGGATCAACCGTGATCTATACTCTTATGAAAA AATAATGGAGACGGCACCAACACTTCCTGATTTCGCTTTGGCATTAAAGCCAGATGAGTATCAACTTCCTCTAGTTGAATCTACGTAA
- the LOC106346832 gene encoding receptor-like protein 30 produces MLIPIQSYFILFLSLIFNTLASPRLEMNALLEFKNEFPLSAPDPHASFAFSFSSWNTSSDHCSWKGVTCNANSGEVISLFLQFIFLNGSLKANSSLLKLQHLDSLTLSHCNLIGKIPSSLGNLSHLIDLDLYGNNLVGEIPYSLGNLSRLTNLLLAENHLRGEVPPTIGNLNQLTFMVLASNNLSGNIPSSFSSFSKLSYLDLSKNQFTGGDLPSILSNLTSLSELDISYNHFKSKLPSNMSGLHNLEVFDAKENSFVGNVPISLFTIPSLKEVFLSGNQFEGPLEFGNTSSSSKLEWLNLASNNFNGPIPESISGFLKLGVLDLSNNSFLGPIPGSMSQLVSLRVLDLSYNKLEGQVPSFLWRLPKLTLSHNSFSSLEEVVVNGSSSDLSSNSHVDLGSNSLRGSFPRWICRSTTLDFLDLSNNHFSGSIPSCLMNSTVFLGDIILRNNNLSGFLPEIFTNATKLRSLDVSRNQLSGKLPKSLINCKSMEYLNLKGNKFKDTFPSWLGSLVSLRVLFLGSNAFYGPLISSHFGFPSLRVIDISHNSFNGTLPHDYFVNWHEMSSVWVDETKWPLPEDPIYQGSPFTMGGENIFDDSMDMMYKGVDTKFPRIFRAFKAIDFSGNKFTGQIPKSIGLLKELILVNFSRNAFTGSIPSSLANITHLEALDLSHNKLSGNIPRDLAKLSFISYLDFSHNLLQGPVPRSTQFQRQHCSSFEDNPGLYGLEEICGPVHVPEPTSGDSQQSKELSTEESVEVLSWIAAAIAFGPGVFCGLVIGQIFFTSHKHIWLVEKFSRN; encoded by the coding sequence atgTTGATTCCGATCCAATCTTATTTCATCTTATTTCTTTCCCTTATTTTCAACACTCTTGCTTCTCCTAGGCTCGAAATGAATGCTCTTTTGGAGTTCAAAAATGAGTTCCCGTTAAGTGCACCAGACCCACATGCTTCTTTTGCTTTCTCTTTTAGTTCGTGGAACACGAGCAGTGATCACTGTTCCTGGAAAGGTGTCACCTGCAATGCTAATTCCGGTGAGGTGATATCACTCTTTCTTCAGTTCATCTTTCTAAATGGCTCTTTGAAAGCAAACAGTAGTCTTTTAAAACTCCAACATCTTGATAGCCTAACCCTTTCACATTGCAATCTCATAGGAAAGATTCCATCTTCACTAGGAAATCTTTCTCACCTCATAGACCTTGACCTTTATGGTAATAACTTGGTTGGTGAAATTCCATATTCACTAGGAAACTTGTCCCGTCTCACAAATCTTCTTCTTGCTGAGAATCACTTGAGAGGTGAAGTTCCGCCTACAATTGGCAACCTAAACCAGCTAACATTTATGGTCTTGGCCTCAAACAACTTGAGTGGTAACATTCCTAGTTCATTTTCCAGTTTCAGCAAGCTGTCCTATTTAGATCTCTCAAAAAATCAATTCACCGGTGGAGATTTACCTAGTATACTATCAAATTTAACCAGCTTGTCCGAATTAGACATTTCCTATAATCACTTCAAATCCAAGCTTCCATCTAACATGAGTGGACTCCATAACTTGGAGGTATTTGACGCAAAAGAAAACTCTTTTGTCGGGAATGTCCCTATATCCCTGTTTACGATTCCTTCACTAAAAGAGGTTTTTTTGAGTGGAAACCAGTTTGAGGGACCCTTAGAGTTTGGGAATACATCCTCATCGTCTAAGTTAGAATGGCTAAACCTTGCTTCTAACAACTTCAATGGACCAATCCCAGAATCTATATCTGGATTTCTCAAACTCGGTGTGTTAGATCTTAGCAATAACAGTTTCCTTGGGCCAATCCCTGGATCTATGTCCCAATTAGTCTCCCTAAGGGTTCTAGATCTCTCCTACAATAAGTTGGAAGGTCAAGTACCGAGTTTCTTGTGGAGGTTGCCTAAGTTGACGCTTTCTCATAATTCATTCAGTAGCCTCGAGGAAGTTGTCGTCAATGGAAGCTCCTCTGATCTTAGTTCAAATTCCCACGTTGATCTTGGTTCAAACTCACTCCGAGGATCATTTCCCCGATGGATCTGTAGGTCTACAACATTAGACTTCTTAGATCTGTCAAACAACCATTTCTCTGGTTCCATTCCTTCATGTTTGATGAATTCCACTGTTTTTTTGGGTGATATAATTCTAAGAAACAACAACTTGAGTGGATTCCTTCCAGAAATCTTCACCAATGCCACCAAGTTACGATCCCTAGACGTTAGCCGTAACCAGTTATCGGGGAAGCTTCCAAAATCTTTGATCAACTGCAAGTCCATGGAATATCTGAATCTGAAAGGAAACAAGTTCAAGGACACGTTTCCATCTTGGTTGGGATCTTTGGTATCATTACGTGTTCTGTTTCTCGGATCAAATGCATTTTATGGTCCATTAATCTCTTCACACTTCGGGTTTCCAAGTTTGCGAGTCATTGATATATCGCACAATAGCTTCAATGGAACATTGCCACACGATTACTTTGTGAACTGGCATGAAATGTCATCAGTGTGGGTAGATGAAACTAAATGGCCTCTGCCTGAGGATCCTATATATCAAGGCAGCCCATTTACCATGGGCGGAGaaaacatttttgatgattCGATGGATATGATGTATAAAGGTGTAGACACAAAGTTTCCACGGATATTTCGTGCGTTCAAAGCCATCGATTTTTCTGGAAATAAATTCACTGGACAGATCCCTAAATCAATTGGCCTGTTGAAGGAATTGATTCTTGTCAACTTTTCAAGAAATGCATTTACAGGCAGTATCCCTTCATCCTTGGCAAATATAACACATCTAGAGGCACTAGATCTCTCTCACAACAAGCTTTCAGGTAATATTCCTCGTGATCTTGCCAAACTCTCCTTCATATCATACTTGGACTTCTCCCACAACCTTCTCCAAGGTCCAGTTCCACGAAGCACTCAGTTTCAAAGACAACATTGTTCTTCGTTCGAAGATAACCCTGGACTCTATGGTCTCGAGGAAATCTGTGGACCTGTCCATGTTCCGGAACCTACATCAGGAGATTCACAACAATccaaggaactttcaaccgaagAGTCAGTAGAAGTGTTGAGCTGGATAGCAGCTGCAATAGCCTTCGGACCTGGTGTGTTCTGTGGACTGGTGATCGGACAGATCTTCTTCACTTCACACAAACACATATGGTTGGTGGAAAAGTTCAGTCGAAACTAA